One Mycobacterium paraseoulense genomic window, CTTCCACGGTGAGTCCCTGGCCGAACTGGAAGCTCATTGGGCGGCGCTTGGTGTCTCCCGGCTGAGCATCCTGGACAGCCAGCTGCTCGAACCGAACTTCCCAATGTTGTTGCACGGCAACGCATATGCCGTGGAGGCCGTCTACCACCTGTTCGCCGGTGGCCGGCTGTCCAGCGACTCGCACGCCGCGCGTGATGCGCTGTCGGCTGTGATCGACGCCGCTGCCGCAGTCGGCGCCCGCACCGTCTATTTGCTGACCGGCGGGCGCGGCGACCTCACGTGGGCGCAGGCCGCCGACCGATTTTGCGCGATGGTCGCGCCCTGCGTGGCGCAGGCCGAGGCGGCCGGGGTGGCGCTGGCCATCGAGAATGCGTCCAGCCTCTACGCCGACATCCACCTTGCCCACACCCTGCGCGACACCGTCACGCTGGCCGAGATGGGCGGCCTGGGTGTCTGCATCGACGTGTTCCACTGTTGGGCTGAGGGGGATGTCGAGGCTATGGTGCAGCGGGCGTTACCGCGCACGTCGCTGATCCAGCTGAGCGACTATGTGCTCGGCGACCGGGCGTTGCCGGCCAGGGCGGTGCCGGGCGACGGCACGATTCCGCTCGAGGCGTTCGTCGCCCAAGCGCTCGCCGGCGGCTACTCCCACGGTTTCGACCTGGAACTGATCGGTCCCCGGATCGACCGCGAGGGGCATCTGGAATCCGCCCGGCGCGCATGTGGTGTCCTCAGCGCGATGCTCGAGAGGCTGGGTGCGTGAGCATGGCCTTCGGTGACGGTCCCCACGACGCAGCGCTGCAGCGGGCGTGGTCCGAATTCTGCGCGCGGCTGCAGGAAGCGGGCGAGCAGGTCTTCAAGCAGGCCAACCCGGCGTCGGGCGTGCATCGGGTCGACGCCTACCGGTTTCTCACCCAAAACCTCGGCCAGGCCTTCGATCTGGCGCTCGAGACGCACGACACCCGCTACCCGGTTCTGCACACCTTCTGTGGCCCGACCCGCAAGCTGGGCGGCGACTGCGCCGACTTCACCTACCAGCAGGCGTGGATCGACGGGCAGTCGACGTACCGGCTCGCCGGGACCCGGGGCACCGCAAGGTTCTTCAACGTTACGGTCCACGGGCCACGTGCGCCCGGCCCGGGCGTGCTGCACGAACCGTTCGGCGACGTACCGGAGGCCAATCTGCTCGGTCATCAGCTCCAGGTCGGCGACGACAGCGAATTCGAGCTCTACATCGGCGGACCCGAGCGCGGGCCGAACTGGCTGCCCACCACGGCCGCGTCGCGGAAACTGTTCGTTCGCCAGGGTTTCGACCGTTGGGACGAACTGCCGGCGCAGCTGCGCATCGAGCGGATCGACATGGACTCCCCCAAGCCGTTGCCCTCGCCCATCGAGATGGTCGAGGCGATGCGCTGGGCCGGTGAGTTCGTCACCGGCCTGATGGCCGACTGGCCCGAGTTTCCCTTCACCTACGGCGGCGTCGACGCCAACTGCCCCAACACCTTCCCGCACGTCGCCGCGTCCGATGCGGATACCAGGCGCGGCCGGGCGGCCGCCAACATGTATTGGGAACTCGCGGACGACGAGGCGCTGATCGTCGAGTTCGGCGCCCACGAGGGGTTGTGGATGCTGAGCAACATGGGTGTCTTCTTCAACAGCATGGATTACCTGTACCGGCCGGTGAGCTACACGCCGAGCCGCACGCAGACCGACGCAGACGGACGTGTTCGTCTCGTCATGGCCCACCGTGATCTGGGCGTTCACAACTGGCTCGACACCCAGGGCTTCGCGCGCGGCAACCTGACCTACCGGCACATGCTCGAAGGCGAGCCCGCCGCGCTGAACACCCGGGTTGTCAAGCACGACGAACTGCTCGCCGCCCTGCCCGCAGGCACCGCCATGGTCACCCCAGCCGAACGCACCGCCGCGATGTGGGAGCGCTTCCACGGCATTCGCCGTCGTTACGTCCTCTAGACACCGGAGCTAGGGTCTTAGATCGTGGCCGAAATCTCCGAAGACGTACTGGATGGACTCTCTGAATTCGCGCTGTTGGGCGAGAACGCCGAGCAAGCCGGTGTCACCGGCCCGCTGCCCGATGTGCAACGCGTCGAGGCGGGCGACGGGGAGGGCAAGATCAGCGCGCTGCGCTGGGGCGCCACTCCCCCGCGGATCGTCTTCCTGCACGGCGGCGGTCAGAACGCGCACACCTGGGACACCGTCATCGTCGGCCTCGGCGAGCCCGCGCTGGCCGTCGACCTGCCCGGGCACGGCCATTCGGCGTGGCGCGAGGACGGCGACTACTCGCCGCAGCTCAACGCCGACGCCCTGTTGCCGGCGCTGCGCGAGCACGCCCCAAACGCCGATCTTGTCGTGGGCATGTCGCTGGGCGGGTTGACCGCGATACGGCTGGCCGCCGTGGCGCCCGAACTCGTCGACGAACTGGTCCTCATCGACGTCACACCGTCGGCGCTGCAGCGGCACTCGGAGATGACCAAAGAACAGCAGGGCACGGTGGCGTTGATGCATGGGGAGCGCGAATTCGAAAGCTTCCAAGCGATGCTGGACCTGACGATCGCCGCGGCGCCGCATCGCGAGGTGACGGCGCTGCGCCGCGGCGTCTTTCACAACTCGCGGCGGCTGGACAACGGCACGTGGACGTGGCGCTACGACGTCATCCGCAAGTTCCCCGACTTCGACGTCCTCTGGGACGACGTGGACAGGTTGTCCGCGCCCATCACCCTCATCCGCGGCGGCAACTCCGGATTCGTCAGCGACGACGATGCCGCCGAATTACGGCGTCGAACAAGGCATTTCCGTACCGCACACGTCGTCGAGAATGCCGGCCACTCCGTGCAAAGCGACCAGCCCCGCGCCCTGATCGACCTGCTGCGCGGGGTGCTGGAGGCGCGCTGAGCCTACGGTGGGTGGTATGCAATCAGGCCTCCCCATCCGCGTCGGTGTGCAACTGCAGCCGCAGCACGCGCCGCAATACGGACAAATCCGTGACGCCGTGCGTCGCTGCGAGGACATCGGCGTCGACATCGCGTTCAACTGGGACCACTTCTTCCCCCTTTACGGGGATCCCGACGGCGCGCATTTCGAATGCTGGACCATGCTCGGGGCGTGGGCCGAGCAGACATCGCGCATTCAGATCGGCGCGCTGGTCACCTGCAACTCCTACCGGAATCCCGAGTTGCTGGCCGACATGGCCCGCACGGTCGACCACATCTCTGACGGCCGCCTCGTGCTGGGGATCGGCTCGGGCTGGAAGCAGAAGGACTACGACGAATACGGCTACCACTTCGGCACCGCGGGCAGCCGTCTGGACGACCTGGCCGGCGCGCTCCCCCGCATCAAGGCCCGGCTGGCCAAGCTGAATCCGCTGCCGAACCGCGACATCCCGATCCTGATCGGCGGCGGCGGCGAGCGTAAGACGCTACGGCTGGTCGCCCAATACGCCGACATGTGGCACAGCTTCACCTCCGCCGACGAGTTCCCGGCCAAGTCAGAGGTGCTGGCCCGGCACTGCGCCGACGTCGGCCGCGACCCGGCGAGCATCGAACGTTCGGCGGCCGTGCAGCACCGCGGCGACCTGGTAGGCAATGCCGAGACGCTCGTCGGCCTCGGTGTCACGCTGTTGACGGTTGCCTGTGACGGTCCGGATTACGACCTCGGCGCGGCCGAAGCGCTGTGCCGGTGGCGCGATAGTCGTTGAGGCCTCCGACCATTTATCGGTCAAACGCCGGAAAGTACGAGCCCACTCGTGAGAAACTTCTCGCGCTGATGACCGAATCGGGTTTGAAAGAGACTCAACGACGAATGCCGAAGAAATACGGGGTCAAAGAAAAGGACCTGGTTGTTTCGCACATCCTTCACCTCTTGCTGACGGGAAAGTTGCGCACCGGCGACCGCGTCGATCGCAATGAGATCGCGTTGGGACTGGGAGTGAGCCGCGTCCCCATTCAAGAGGCGCTGGTTCAGCTCGAACACGACGGCATTGTCTCCACCCGCTATCACCGTGGGGCGTTCGTCGAGCGATTCGACGAAGCCACCGTCCTCGAGCATCACGAGCTCGAGGGCCTGCTCAACGGCATCGCGTCCGCGCGCGCGGCCACTAGTCCCACCCCGAGGATCCTGGGTCGGCTCGACGCCCTGATGCGATCGCTGCGCGCCGCGAAGGATTCGCGGACCTTTTGCGACATCGCCGCGGAATACCGGCAAACGATCAACGACGAATACGCCGGCCCGCGACTGCACGCGACGATCCGCGCCTCGCAAAACCTGGTCCCCCGGGTGTTCTGGCTGATCTATCAAGGCAGCCGCGAGGAAATGCTGCCGTTCTACGAAGACGAGACGGCCGCGATCAACCGGCGCGACCCCGAGGCGGCACGGGCCGCGTGCGTCGGCCGCTCCTACCTGATGGCCCAGACCATGCTGGCCGAACTTTCCCGGCGCAGAGTGTTCACCGCGCCCGACGAGGTGATCCCGGTCGTCCCCGGACCGCTCGAGGGACTCGACGACGCCGAACCCGTGGGCGTCGAGCCGTCGCTGGCCCTATAGAGGGGACGCTCACCCGACGAGGCCGGGCGCCGGTCGTTACGGTGGCAGGGATGAACGCGCGCGCGGACCGGCGCACCCTGCGTCGCGGCAGGCTGTTCGGACTCACCGCGACCACGGTGTTGGTGTGCTGCATGGCATTAGGCGGGCTCGCCGTGCCCGCCGCTGCCGATTGGAACCAATGCGCGCCGGCCGGTTTGGACAGCGCAAGGGCCCTGCCCAAAGATCTGACCGAGTCCCAGCCCACGCCCGAGGAAGACCGGGACACGACCAATTCCGTGGAACCGCTCAGCGCTGTCGACGTCGGCGCGCTGCGCCTGGGCATTCCGGGCGTGCTGACGGTGGGGACGCTGTCGGACGCCCCGCCCAACATCTGCATCAATCCCACCGGCGAATTCAGCGGCTTCGACAACCTGCTGCTGCGCGCCATCGCCGACAAGCTGCACCTGCAGGTCCGCTTTGTCAGCACGGACTTCTCCGCGCTACTCGCCCAAGTGGCGTCCCGGCGCTTCGACGTCGGATCGGCGTCGGTGAAAGCCACCGAGCGGCGCCGTCACACCGTCGCGTTCACCAACGGCTACGACTTCGGCTTCTATTCGCTGGTGGTGCCGCCCGGTTCGCCGATCCACAAGTTCAGCGACCTGGCGGCCGGCCAGCGCATCGGTGTCGTCCAGGGCACCGTCGAGGAGTCTTACGTCGTCGACACCCTGCATCTGCAACCGGTGAAGTATCCGGGCTTCGCGACCCTGTATGCCAGCCTGAAGACCCGGCAGATCGACGCGTGGGTGGCGCCCGGAACCCTCGCCTCGACCGTCATTCGACCGGGCGATCCGGCGGTGACCGTCGCGAACACTTACAGCGCAGGCAATTTCGTGGCCTACGCGGTCGCCAAGGAGAACCAGCCACTGATCGATGCGCTGAACTCCGCGCTGGACGCGGTGATCGCCGACGGCACCTGGGCGAAGCTGTACTGCCAATGGGTCCCGCGTAGCCTGCCGCCGGGCTGGAAACCCGGGTCCAAGGCCGCGCCCGTCCCAAGCCTGCCGGATTTCGCCGCGATCGCCGCCAGCCGGCATGGCGCGCCGACGGGTCAAGCCGCGCCCAAGTCGACGCTGGCCCAGTTGCGTGACTCGTTCTTCGACTGGGACATGTACCGCCAGGCCATTCCGGTCCTGTTCACGACGGGCCTACCAAACACGTTGATCCTGACCAACAGCGCCATCGTGATCGGCTTGGCGCTCGGAATGGTGCTGGCCATGGCGGGCATCTCGCATCGGCGCTGGCTGCGCTGGCCGGCGCGGGTTTACACGGACATCTTCCGTGGCCTTCCCGAAGTGGTGATCATTCTGCTGATCGGAATGGGCATCGGGCCGTTGGTCGGTGGACTGACGAACAAGAATCCCTATCCCTTAGGTATTGCCGCGTTGGGATTGATGGCGGCGGCCTACATCGGCGAAATCCTCCGCTCCGGAATACAAAGTGTGGACCCCGGCCAGTTGGAGGCCTCGCGGGCCCTGGGATTCAGCTATACGGCCGCGATGCGGCTGGTGGTGGTGCCGCAGGGCATCCGACGGGTACTGCCGGCGCTGGTCAATCAGTTCATCGGGTTGTTGAAGGCGTCGGCTTTGGTGTACTTCCTCGGCCTGATCGCCGATCAACGGGAGTTGTTCCAGGTGGGCCGGGATTTGAATGCCCAAACCGGGAGCCTGTCCCCGCTGGTGGCGGCCGGTCTGTTCTACCTGATACTGACCATTCCGTTAACGCATTTGGTGAATTACATCGACGCGCGCCTGCGCCGCGGTCGAGGCGCCCCCGACCCCGATGACAATTCCAGCTTGCTCGCCACCACGTTCGGCCAGGAGATCACGTGAGCGTCGCCGCTGCGGGACGTGCGCCGGTATCGCTGGCCGCCAAAGACATTCACCAAACTCTGGGCGGAAACAAGGTGCTGCGCGGCGTTGACTTCGAGGCGCCCGCCGGCACCACCGTCGCCGTCATCGGGCCGTCCGGCTCCGGCAAGTCGACGCTGCTGCGCACCTTGAACCGATTGCACGAACCCGATAGCGGCGACATCTTGCTGGACGGCCGATCGGTGTTGCGCGACGACCCCAACGAGCTGCGCCAGCGCATCGGCATGGTGTTCCAGCAATTCAACCTCTTCCCGCATCTGAGCGTGCTGAAAAACGTTGCGATGGCGCCGCGCAAGTTGCGGCACCTGCCCGCCGACCAGGCCCGCGAGCTGGCGCTGGCTCAGTTGGAGCGAGTTGGCCTGAAGCACAAGGCCGATGCGCGGCCCGGCATGCTGTCCGGCGGCCAACAACAACGGGTGGCGATCGCCCGGGCGCTGGCCATGGCCCCGCAGGTGATGTTTTTCGACGAGGCGACGTCGGCGCTGGATCCCGAAACGGTGAAAGGAATTCTGCAACTCATCGCCGACCTCGGTGCCGACGGTATGACCATGATCGTGGTCACTCACGAAATGGGTTTTGCCCGCTCGGCATCCGACACCGTTGTCTTCATGGATCGCGGCAAGGTCGTGGAATCCGGGGCGCCGGACCAGATTTTCGAAGCCGCGCGGACCGAACGGCTACAGCGATTCTTGTCCCAGGTACTTTGACCACCTCATTGCGACTAATTAGTCGGCATAGCTACCTTGTCCGTGCTGATATAGCGTTAGACTCCCCGTTTATGGCGGACAGCGAATCCACCGCGGCCGACGTCACCGAGCTTGCGGAAGGTTTGCACCGTGCGCTGTCCAAATTGTTTTCGATTCTGCGGCGCGGGGACCCCAGCGGCACGGCGGCCGCGGGCGAACTGACGTTGGCGCAACTGTCGATTCTGGTCACCCTGCTGGACCAAGGGCCGATTCGGATGACCGACCTCGCGGCCCACGAACGGGTGCGCACGCCCACCACCACCGTGGCGATCCGCCGGCTGGAAAAGCTGGGGCTGGTGAAACGCTCGCGCGACCCGTCCGACCTGCGGGCGGTGCTGGTCGACATCACCCCGCGCGGGCGTGCCGTTCACGGCGAGTCGCTGGCCAACCGGCGCGCCTCGCTGGCCGCGATGCTCAGTCAGCTACCCCCGTCCGACCTCGGTATCCTGATGCAGGCGCTGGCGCCGCTGGAGCGGCTGGGCTGCGGCGAACCGACCGCGGGCCCCGCGGGTGCGCCGCCGGCGTGTAAAGAGGCATGAAAATGTCTGCCATGCAACAAGTTTGGTCGCACCCGTAGACTGCGGTACATGCCCACTGCACTCATCACCGGCGCCGGTGGCGGCATCGGTTCCGCGATCGCCACGGCGTTGGCGCCCACCCACACCCTGCTGCTGGCCGGTCGGCCGTCCGACCGGCTCGACGCCGTCGCGCAGCGGCTCGGGTCGACGACGTTTCCACTGGACCTGACCGACTCCGGTGATATCGAGGCCGCCTGCGAGATCGTGGACGAACTCGACGTGCTGGTGCACAACGCCGGCGTGTCGATCCCCGGTCATGTGGCCGAGTCCAACGTCGACGAGTGGCGCGCCACCTTTGCCGTCAATGTGCTAGGGCCGGTGGAACTTACGTTGGCGTTGCTACCTGCGCTGCGGCAGGCGCACGGTCAGGTGGTGTTCATCAACTCCGGGGCGGGCCGCAACGTTTCGCCCGGCATGGCCTCGTACTCGGCCAGCAAGTTCGCGCTGCGCGCCTTCGCCGACTCGCTGCGCGCCGACGAGCCCGAGCTGCGGGTGACCACGGTCTACCCCGGCCGCACGGACAGCGAGATGCAACGCGAGCTCGTCGAGTACGAGGGCGGGACGTACGACCCCAGCAAGTTCCTCCGGCCCGAAACTGTCGCGGTCGCGGTCGCCAACGTGGTGGCTACGCCCCCAGACGGCCACGTCCACGAGGTGGTGCTGCGGCCCACGGGCCGGTGACTCGTCGGCCGCTAGACGACCAGGTTGACCAGCCGGCCCGGGACCACGATGACCTTGCGCGGGTTGGCTCCGGCCAGGAATGCCCGAACCTTTTCGTCCGACAACGCCGCGGCCTTCAGGGTGTCCTGATCGGCGTCGGCGGCCACCACTACTCGCCCCCGCACCTTGCCGTTCACCTGGACGGGGTATTCGACGCTGTCGTCGACCAGGTAGGCCGGGTCGGCCTCCGGGAACGGGCCATGCGCCAGCGACGTGGTGTGGCCCAACCGCAGCCATAGCTCCTCGGCCATGTGCGGCGCCAGCGGCGCCAACATCAGCACCAGCGGCTCGGCCGCCGCCCGCGGCACCGCGTCGCGGTGCTCTTTGGTGAGGTGGTTGGTGTACTCGATCAGTTTGGCGGCCGCAGTGTTGTTGCGCAGTGCGGCATAGTCTTCCGACACTCCCGCGATGGTGCGGTGCAACGCTCGCAGGGTGTTGACGTCGAGCTCCTGCTCCCCTGCCACATCGACTACCCGCGTCTCGCCGGTCTGCTCGTCGACCACGAGGCGCCACACACGTTGCAGGAAGCGGTGCGCCCCGACGACGTCCTTGGTGGCCCATGGGCGGGAGGCCTCCAGCGGACCCATCGACATCTCGTACACCCGCAGCGTGTCGGCGCCGTACTCGTCGCAGATCTCATCGGGCGAGATCGAGTTCTTCAGGCTCTTGCCGATTTTGCCGAATTCCTGGAAGACCTCGATCTCGCCGTCCGGACCCCGGTAGAAAAAGCGGCCGCCGCGCTCGAGCACCTCGTCGGCCGGAACGTAAGACCCGCGCGAGTCGGTGTAGGCGAAGGCCTGAATGTAACCCTGGTTGACCAGGCGGCGGTACGGCTCCCGGGAACTGACGTGGCCCAGGTCGTATAAAACCTTGTGCCAGAACCGGGCGTACAGCAGGTGCAGCACCGCGTGCTCGGCGCCTCCCACGTAGAGGTCGACGCCGCCGGGATCCTGCGGGCCGTGCTCGTCCGGTCGCGGTCCCATCCAGTAAGCTTCATTTTCCTTGGCGCACAACCGTTCCGAGTTGTGCGGATCGGTGTATCGCAGTTCGTACCAGGAGCTGCCGGCCCACTGCGGCATCACGTTGGTGTCGCGGGTGTAGGGCTGCAGGCCGTCGCCGAGGTCCAGGTCGACATGCACCCACCCCGTCGCCTTGGCCAGTGGTGGCGACGGCTCGCTGTCCGCGTCGTCGGGGTCGAACAGCACCGGCGAATAGTCGGGCACGTCGGGCAGCTCGACGGGCAGCGCAGCCTCGTCGAGCGCGTGGGCGCGTCCGTCGCCGTCGTAGACGATCGGAAACGGCTCACCCCAGTAGCGCTGCCGGGCGAAAAGCCAGTCCCGCAGCTTGAATTCGATCCGCGCCCAGCCGCGGCCGTCCGCCTCCAGGCGGGCGGTGATCGCCTCCTTCGCCGCGGGCACGTCCATTCCGTCGAGGTAACCGGAATTGACCAGAACACCGTCACCGGGGTATGCGGCCTCCGAGATATCTCCTCCCGCAATGACTTCCACGATCGGCAGCCCGAGCTCCCGGGCGAAGTCCCAGTCGCGCTGGTCGTGGCCGGGGACCGCCATGATGGCGCCGGTGCCGTAGCCGGCCAACACGTAGTCGGCGATGAAGATCGGTACCGGCTTGCCGTTGGCGGGGTTCGTCGCGTAGCTACCCAGGAACACGCCGGTCTTGTCCCTGTTCTCTTGACGCTCGAGGTCCGACTTCGCCGCGATCGCCTGCCGGTAGGCGGCGACCGCCTCGCCCGGCGTCGCGGCCCCGTAGGTCCACCGCGCGTCGGTCCCCTCCGGCCAGCCGGCGGCGATCAGGCCGTCGACCAGGTCGTGCTCGGGAGCCAGCACCAGGTAGGTGGCGCCGAACATGGTGTCCGGCCGGGTGGTGAACACCTCGATGTCGACCGTCTCGCCGCCGGCGTTGATCGCCGCGAACAGCGCCCGGGTGCCGGTGGAGCGGCCGATCCAGTTGCGTTGCATGGTCTTGACCGGATCCGGCCAGTCAAGCAGTTCCAGGTCGTCGAGCAGGCGGTCGGCGTAGGCGGTGATACGCATCATCCACTGCCGCAACCGCTTCCGGAACACGGGGAAGTTGCCGCGATCGCTACGGCCATCCGCGGTGACCTCTTCGTTCGCCAGCACCGTGCCTAGACCGGGACACCAATTCACCATCGAGTCCGCGCGGTAGACCAGTCGGTGGCTGTCGATCACGTCGGCGCGCTCCCCCACCGACAGCGCGGCCCAGTCCCGTCCGTCCTCGAGCCTCCTTGCGCCCGAGTCGAATTCGGCGATGAGCTCGGCGATCGGGCGCGCCTTGCGGGCCGAGGTGTCGAACCAGGCGTTGTAGATCTGCAGGAAGATCCACTGCGTCCACTTGTAGAACTCGACGTCGGTGGTCGAGAAGCTGCGCCGGCTGTCGTGGCCCAGGCCCAGCCGGCCCAGTTGACGCCGGAAGTTCACGACGTTGGCCTCGGTCCGGGTGCGGGGGTGGGTGCCGGTTTGCACGGCGTATTGCTCGGCGGGCAGCCCGAAGGCGTCGAAACCCAACGCGTGCAGGACGTTATGTCCAGTCATCCGGTAGTAGCGGGCGTACACGTCGGTGGCGATATAGCCCAGCGGGTGCCCGACGTGCAGTCCCTCGCCCGAGGGATAGGGAAACATGTCCTGCACGAACAACTTGTCGGCGGGGACAGGGGTGCCGTCCGTCGGGGCCAGCGAACCGACCGGGTTGGGCACGTTGAACGTGCCGAGCCTCGCCCAGTTCTCCTGCCAGGTGCTCTCGATACGGCCCGCCAGCGCCGCCGTGTAACGATACGTCGGCGCATCGGAGTCCGTCTGAACGGCACCGGGGTTGTTCCCGGGGGCGGCGGTCGGGGAGTCGGTCACCTGAACAGGGTATAAGGGCGGCCTCGGCCCGACCCCCGGCCACAGGATGGTCTCGGTTCCGTTGCGCACCGATCAGAGGTTCATCCCATCTCGATTTCGGGCCTATTCATCGCCTTTGACCTGTAGTTACAGTCGGCCTCTAGCTGCTGGCAGTGCGCCATTGGAAGGACCGACGCAGATGATCGAGATCGTCCCCGCCCACCGTGCGCTCCTCGGGGGTATGGTCGCCGGCCTGATCGGCATGGCGGTTTTCACTTGCGCCCAGGCATCGGCAGACCCCGTGCTTCCCGCACCATCACCCGTTCCCGTGCTCCCGGCACCCGCGCCGCAGAACGTCACCGCCGTGCCGGGACAGGCACCGACCAACCGGCTCCTCGCCGCCCCCCCGGCGTCGAATCCCGTCGCGTCGCCGACGGCCCCGGGTGCCGCGGCCCCGGTCGCGCCCGCCGCGCCGGTGGCCCCCGCGGTGACCCCGGCCGCCTCGGGCACCATCCGCGAATACCTGGAGTCGAAGGGGGTCAAGCTCGAGGCGCAGAAGCCCCAAGGGCTCAACGCGCTCGACATCACCCTGCCCGTGCCGGCGCGCTGGACCCAGGTGCCCGACCCGAACGTGCCCGACGCGTTCGCGGTGATCGCCGACCGGCAAGGCAGCAGCATTTACACCTCGAATGCCCAGGTGGTGGTGTACAAGCTGGTCGGCAATTTCGACCCGCGAGAGGCCATCTCCCACGGTTATGTCGACAGCCAGAAACTTCTCGCCTGGCAGCCCACCAACGCCTCGATGGCCGATTTCGGCGGCTTCCCGTCCTCGATCGTTGAAGGCACCTACCGTGACGGCGACATGACGCTGAACACGTCGCGGCGTCACGTCATCGCCACCTCAGGGCATGACAATTACCTGGTCTCGCTCGCAGTAACCACCGATCGCGCGGTCGCCGTGGCCGACGCACCGGCCACCGACGCGATCGTCAACGGCTTCCGCGTGACCGTTCCCGGGGCGCCCGTCCCCGCGCCGGTCCAAGCGCCCGCGGCCTCGCCGGTCGGGCTGACCCCGGCCCCGGCGCCGGTTGCACAAAGGCCGGCCCTGGCTCCGGTCCCCCAGGCCCCGGTCTCGCAAGTTCCGGTCGCGGCCCCGGTCGGGCAAGTACCGCCCATGCCCCCGATCGGGCAGGCACCCGTCACCGCTCCGGTCGGCCAGGCACCCGCCGTGGCCCCGCTCCGGCAGACCTCGGCCACCGCCCCGGTTGGCCTGCCGGTGCAGGCGCCCATGCCCAGCCGGCAGCCCACGCCAAACCTGCTGGCCCTGGTTCCCGGGCTGCCCCCGCTGCCCAACTTCTCGTTTTTGCAGCACTAGGCCCACGGCCCCGACCCCTCGGAGCCGACTGAGCGGACGGGGGTTCGGCCTCGTATTGTGAGGCCATGCTGATTGCGGGCCTGCTGAGCATGTGTGCGGCGGTCGCCTCCGCCGGGTTCGGGACCTGGTCGCTGGCGCGCCCCCGGAATGTCGACCCCACCGCGCTGGCGCTGCGGTCCATGGCTCCCGCTCAACTGGCGGCGGCCATCATGCTTTCCGCCGGGGGGGTGGTGGCGCTGGCGGCCCCTGCGCACACGGCGCTGGTGGTGCTGATCGTCTGTGTCATCGGCGCCTTCGGAACGCTCGCCGCCGGGTCCTGGCAGAGCGCGCGCTTCGCACTGCGACAAGAGTCGGCCGCGCCGGCCTGCGCGGGGACCTGTGCGGGCTGCGCGCAGTCCTGCCACTGAGCCCGGCGGGGCTAGTTGCGGCTGAGGTCGATCGGATGGGTGGCCAGCAGCGACAGCGGCAGCGGCTGGCGGCGCAGCACCTGCCCCCACAGGTCGGACCTCGACCCCGCGAGAACGTCAGAGGGCAACGCGGACAAAACGATCCAGTCGTCGCGTTCGATTTCGCCTTCCAGCTGCCCGATGGTCCATCCGGAGTAGCCCGCGAAAATCCGCACCCCCTCCACGAAGGGCGCGATCGTGTCGGGGTCGGCGTCGAGGTCGACCATCACCACTCGGCCATCCACATGCCGCAGGCCCGCCACGCCTTGCGGATCGGCGCCAACGCGCAACGCCGCCAGGCATAGGGCCGCGTCGCGCTTCACCGGACCGCCGATGAACATCGTCTTCGGCTTGGCCGCCAGTTTGGTCCACTGCGGTAAGACGTTGTACACCGCG contains:
- a CDS encoding ABC transporter substrate-binding protein/permease translates to MNARADRRTLRRGRLFGLTATTVLVCCMALGGLAVPAAADWNQCAPAGLDSARALPKDLTESQPTPEEDRDTTNSVEPLSAVDVGALRLGIPGVLTVGTLSDAPPNICINPTGEFSGFDNLLLRAIADKLHLQVRFVSTDFSALLAQVASRRFDVGSASVKATERRRHTVAFTNGYDFGFYSLVVPPGSPIHKFSDLAAGQRIGVVQGTVEESYVVDTLHLQPVKYPGFATLYASLKTRQIDAWVAPGTLASTVIRPGDPAVTVANTYSAGNFVAYAVAKENQPLIDALNSALDAVIADGTWAKLYCQWVPRSLPPGWKPGSKAAPVPSLPDFAAIAASRHGAPTGQAAPKSTLAQLRDSFFDWDMYRQAIPVLFTTGLPNTLILTNSAIVIGLALGMVLAMAGISHRRWLRWPARVYTDIFRGLPEVVIILLIGMGIGPLVGGLTNKNPYPLGIAALGLMAAAYIGEILRSGIQSVDPGQLEASRALGFSYTAAMRLVVVPQGIRRVLPALVNQFIGLLKASALVYFLGLIADQRELFQVGRDLNAQTGSLSPLVAAGLFYLILTIPLTHLVNYIDARLRRGRGAPDPDDNSSLLATTFGQEIT
- a CDS encoding LLM class F420-dependent oxidoreductase, translating into MQSGLPIRVGVQLQPQHAPQYGQIRDAVRRCEDIGVDIAFNWDHFFPLYGDPDGAHFECWTMLGAWAEQTSRIQIGALVTCNSYRNPELLADMARTVDHISDGRLVLGIGSGWKQKDYDEYGYHFGTAGSRLDDLAGALPRIKARLAKLNPLPNRDIPILIGGGGERKTLRLVAQYADMWHSFTSADEFPAKSEVLARHCADVGRDPASIERSAAVQHRGDLVGNAETLVGLGVTLLTVACDGPDYDLGAAEALCRWRDSR
- a CDS encoding GntR family transcriptional regulator, with amino-acid sequence MPKKYGVKEKDLVVSHILHLLLTGKLRTGDRVDRNEIALGLGVSRVPIQEALVQLEHDGIVSTRYHRGAFVERFDEATVLEHHELEGLLNGIASARAATSPTPRILGRLDALMRSLRAAKDSRTFCDIAAEYRQTINDEYAGPRLHATIRASQNLVPRVFWLIYQGSREEMLPFYEDETAAINRRDPEAARAACVGRSYLMAQTMLAELSRRRVFTAPDEVIPVVPGPLEGLDDAEPVGVEPSLAL
- a CDS encoding sugar phosphate isomerase/epimerase family protein, whose protein sequence is MAGPHHRLSVHNVTFHGESLAELEAHWAALGVSRLSILDSQLLEPNFPMLLHGNAYAVEAVYHLFAGGRLSSDSHAARDALSAVIDAAAAVGARTVYLLTGGRGDLTWAQAADRFCAMVAPCVAQAEAAGVALAIENASSLYADIHLAHTLRDTVTLAEMGGLGVCIDVFHCWAEGDVEAMVQRALPRTSLIQLSDYVLGDRALPARAVPGDGTIPLEAFVAQALAGGYSHGFDLELIGPRIDREGHLESARRACGVLSAMLERLGA
- a CDS encoding alpha/beta fold hydrolase → MAEISEDVLDGLSEFALLGENAEQAGVTGPLPDVQRVEAGDGEGKISALRWGATPPRIVFLHGGGQNAHTWDTVIVGLGEPALAVDLPGHGHSAWREDGDYSPQLNADALLPALREHAPNADLVVGMSLGGLTAIRLAAVAPELVDELVLIDVTPSALQRHSEMTKEQQGTVALMHGEREFESFQAMLDLTIAAAPHREVTALRRGVFHNSRRLDNGTWTWRYDVIRKFPDFDVLWDDVDRLSAPITLIRGGNSGFVSDDDAAELRRRTRHFRTAHVVENAGHSVQSDQPRALIDLLRGVLEAR
- a CDS encoding MarR family winged helix-turn-helix transcriptional regulator, which gives rise to MADSESTAADVTELAEGLHRALSKLFSILRRGDPSGTAAAGELTLAQLSILVTLLDQGPIRMTDLAAHERVRTPTTTVAIRRLEKLGLVKRSRDPSDLRAVLVDITPRGRAVHGESLANRRASLAAMLSQLPPSDLGILMQALAPLERLGCGEPTAGPAGAPPACKEA
- a CDS encoding amino acid ABC transporter ATP-binding protein, encoding MSVAAAGRAPVSLAAKDIHQTLGGNKVLRGVDFEAPAGTTVAVIGPSGSGKSTLLRTLNRLHEPDSGDILLDGRSVLRDDPNELRQRIGMVFQQFNLFPHLSVLKNVAMAPRKLRHLPADQARELALAQLERVGLKHKADARPGMLSGGQQQRVAIARALAMAPQVMFFDEATSALDPETVKGILQLIADLGADGMTMIVVTHEMGFARSASDTVVFMDRGKVVESGAPDQIFEAARTERLQRFLSQVL